In Paracoccus aerodenitrificans, the following are encoded in one genomic region:
- a CDS encoding Na(+)-translocating NADH-quinone reductase subunit C yields the protein MSDQNTEPRGPIGRFLAMPNDSVAKTLIVAVGLCLFASMVVSAAAVALRPIQAQNQLRDKQVNILQVAGQYQEGMDVGAAFEDFEPHVLELATGEFTDQFDARTFDDRAAAADPELSHALESDPAGIGRQSDYVTVYLLRDSSGALDKVILPVYGYGLWSTLYGFIALEEDANTVYGLQFYEHAETPGLGAEVDNPRWRSLWHEKKIYDDEGDVAITVAKSPPPEGQDYYIDALSGATLTSRGVDNLVKFWMGEQGFEPFLEKLRAGEIE from the coding sequence ATGTCTGATCAGAACACCGAACCGCGCGGCCCGATCGGGCGCTTTCTGGCCATGCCCAACGATTCCGTCGCCAAGACGCTGATCGTCGCGGTCGGGCTGTGCCTGTTTGCATCGATGGTGGTCTCTGCGGCGGCTGTCGCCCTGCGCCCGATTCAGGCGCAAAACCAGTTGCGCGACAAGCAGGTCAATATCCTTCAGGTCGCCGGCCAGTATCAGGAAGGCATGGATGTCGGCGCGGCGTTCGAGGATTTCGAGCCTCATGTGCTGGAACTGGCGACGGGCGAGTTCACCGATCAATTCGACGCGCGGACTTTCGACGACAGGGCCGCCGCCGCGGACCCGGAACTGTCTCATGCGCTGGAAAGCGACCCCGCCGGTATCGGGCGGCAGTCGGATTATGTGACTGTCTATCTTCTGCGGGACAGTTCGGGCGCTTTGGACAAGGTGATTCTGCCGGTCTATGGCTATGGGCTGTGGTCCACGCTGTATGGCTTCATCGCTTTGGAAGAGGACGCCAACACCGTTTACGGCCTGCAATTCTATGAACATGCCGAGACACCCGGCCTTGGTGCAGAGGTCGATAACCCCCGCTGGCGTTCGCTCTGGCATGAAAAGAAAATCTATGACGATGAGGGCGATGTCGCGATCACCGTCGCCAAGTCACCACCGCCCGAAGGTCAGGATTACTATATCGACGCGCTGTCCGGCGCGACGCTGACTTCGCGCGGGGTCGATAATCTGGTCAAATTCTGGATGGGTGAGCAGGGCTTCGAACCCTTCCTTGAAAAACTGAGGGCAGGAGAGATCGAATGA